One Streptomyces sp. R28 DNA window includes the following coding sequences:
- a CDS encoding helix-turn-helix transcriptional regulator: MFRTLGGGELGTNGMQAGHPHAITDLCDEGSRLYTSALRAGRIARADVECAPCLMEFALLHPDPDDANWLRPVPPSIALAQHLYPLEREITERRRLSVQLADTFEPYMAASAQSNAATHGITVLEGRDRINAALNLATSECQTEVLTVQPGGRRREGNLVKGLDRDRPLIERGVRFRTLYQHTARHSPETLAYVEQISNGKVEVRTIDELVERLIICDETVAFIPIREDRQVALEIRHPGLVRYLVKVFEFMWARAVPLKVGTPYETAADGISDVQHSIAKLLIEGHVDEAIARRLGMNVRTCRAHIAKLATALGSGSRAQLGYLIAQSGILDNDHAPSGGDSHP; encoded by the coding sequence ATGTTCAGGACCCTGGGGGGTGGAGAATTGGGCACAAACGGTATGCAAGCGGGACATCCCCATGCCATAACCGACCTGTGCGACGAAGGTAGTCGGCTCTACACCAGCGCGCTCCGCGCAGGCCGCATCGCCCGGGCTGACGTGGAGTGTGCCCCCTGCCTGATGGAGTTCGCCCTCCTACACCCGGATCCTGATGACGCGAACTGGCTGCGCCCCGTGCCGCCGTCGATAGCCCTGGCTCAGCATCTCTATCCCCTTGAGCGAGAGATCACGGAACGCAGGCGTCTGTCCGTTCAACTGGCCGATACTTTCGAGCCGTACATGGCCGCCAGCGCACAGAGCAACGCGGCCACCCACGGCATCACGGTGCTGGAGGGCCGGGACCGGATCAACGCGGCACTGAACCTGGCGACCTCCGAGTGTCAAACCGAGGTGCTCACGGTGCAGCCCGGCGGGCGCCGACGCGAGGGGAACCTCGTCAAAGGCCTGGACCGTGACAGGCCGCTGATCGAGAGGGGGGTCCGATTCCGCACGCTGTATCAACACACGGCGCGGCACAGCCCCGAGACTCTGGCATACGTGGAACAGATCTCCAACGGCAAGGTGGAGGTCCGCACCATCGATGAGCTCGTCGAACGCCTCATCATCTGCGACGAGACCGTGGCTTTCATCCCCATACGAGAAGACCGGCAGGTGGCTCTGGAGATCCGTCACCCCGGCTTGGTCCGCTACCTGGTCAAGGTCTTCGAGTTCATGTGGGCGCGCGCGGTGCCCCTCAAAGTCGGGACCCCGTATGAAACTGCCGCCGACGGCATCAGCGACGTCCAGCACTCCATCGCCAAACTCCTCATCGAGGGCCACGTCGACGAGGCGATAGCGCGCCGCCTGGGCATGAACGTACGCACCTGCCGGGCCCATATAGCCAAACTGGCAACCGCCCTGGGTAGCGGCAGTCGTGCCCAACTCGGCTATCTCATAGCCCAGTCGGGGATCCTGGACAACGATCACGCACCATCAGGAGGAGACAGCCACCCGTGA
- a CDS encoding pyridoxamine 5'-phosphate oxidase family protein: MAAYPQDPGAPDAPYLTFWQERHLCTLTTLRPDGTPHVVPVGVTYDPEARLARVITNKSSAKVGHVLAAGPEGAPVAVCQVDGGRWATLEGLARVRTERERVAEAERRYAQRYGRTPGPNPDRVVIEIELRRAMGRG; encoded by the coding sequence ATGGCCGCATACCCCCAGGATCCGGGCGCGCCGGACGCGCCGTACCTCACCTTCTGGCAGGAGAGGCACCTGTGCACGCTGACGACCCTGCGCCCGGACGGCACCCCGCATGTCGTACCCGTCGGAGTCACATACGACCCCGAGGCGCGACTTGCTCGGGTGATCACGAACAAGTCGAGCGCGAAGGTGGGCCACGTACTGGCTGCCGGCCCGGAGGGGGCACCTGTGGCGGTCTGCCAGGTGGACGGGGGGCGGTGGGCGACGTTGGAGGGGCTGGCGCGCGTCCGGACCGAGCGTGAGCGGGTCGCGGAGGCGGAGCGGCGGTACGCGCAGCGGTACGGGCGGACGCCGGGGCCGAATCCCGACCGGGTGGTGATCGAGATCGAGCTGCGGCGGGCGATGGGGCGGGGGTGA